The following nucleotide sequence is from Ferroacidibacillus organovorans.
TGAGTTGGTAAGACGCATCAAACAGCACACGGAGCGCACGCGCAGGCCTGAGGTGTTGTCGGGAATCGGCGGCTTTGGCGCGGGCTTTCTTCTCAAGGCAAGCGCATATCAGGAGCCTGTGCTTGTTTCGGGAACGGATGGTGTGGGGACCAAACTGAAACTGGCGTTTGAGACAGGGCGCCATGACACGATCGGAATCGACGCGGTGGCCATGTGCGTCAACGACATTTTGGCAATGGGTGCAGAACCGCTGTTTTTTCTCGACTACTTTGCGACGGGCAAGCTTTTACCCGACGTGGCGGAACAAGTGGTGGCGGGGATTGCGACGGGCTGTGAGCAGGCGGGCGCGTCACTTATTGGCGGCGAGACGGCGGAGATGCCGGGAATGTATGGCGCGGGCGAGTACGATCTGGCCGGCTTCACCGTGGGTGTCGTCGAGCGATCGCGGGTCGTTGACGGGCGGCGTATTCGACCGGGAGACGTCTTGATCGGACTTGCGTCATCTGGCTTCACTCCAATGGCTATTCGCTCGCGCGGATGCTTGTGCGCGACGCAGGGGTGTCACTTCAGAGCACGCCACAACCGCTCACAGTGCCACTCGCCGACGCGCTGCTTGAGCCGACGCGCATCTACGTCTCGGCGATAAAGAAACTTGCACAGCGCGTAGACATCCTCGGCATGGCGCACATCACGGGGGGCGGACTTCTTGAGAATGTGCCGCGCACGATCCCGGAGCCGTTTGGCTGCGTGATCGACGTTTCTACGTTTCCTGTTCCGCCTGTGATTGAGTACCTGCTGAGTTTGCGCGAGATCGATGTGCCGACGCGCTATCGGACGTGGAACATGGGGATTGGTTTTGTGGTCATCGTGACAAACGCTGAGCTTGACGATGCGCTCGAGACGCTTGCAGCGTGCGGTGAGACGGCGTATGTGATCGGCAGTGTGGAGGCAGGGTTCTCAGGTGTGCGGCTTGAGGGGCTGAGCGAATGAGCGATTCGGCGCGCGCGCGTGTCAACATCGCGGTGTTTGCGTCAGGAGAGGGAACCAACTTTGCGCGGCTTGTGGAAGCGGCGCAGTGCGGCGCCCTTGGGTCAGTCGACGTGGCACTGCTTGTCAGCGACAAACCGGGGTGCGGCGCTGTGACCATCGCTAAAGAACGGGGTATTCCAGTCTATGCGCAAACGCACAAAGAGGCAGGCGGGCGCGACGCGTTTGAGCAGATGGCGCACCGGGTGATGAGCGAGCGCTCAATCGCGTTTGCCGTGCTCGCGGGTTACATGCGCATTGTGGGGCAGACACTCTTGGCGTCTGTCCCGATGATCAACATCCATCCCTCCTACCTGCCTGCCCACAAGGGACTCGACGCGATTGGGCAGGCGCTTTGTGACGGCTCACCGTACACAGGCGTCACGGTGCACCGTGTCGACGCGTCGCTTGATGGCGGGGAGATTCTGCAGCAGGTGCGCATCCCGATTTTTGCAGGGGATGACCGCGCGACGCTGCAGGCGCGAATCCAGCAGGTGGAGCATTGGCTACTGCCAGCCGTCGTGCGCGATCTTGTGTTATTATCAGAGTTTTGCGGTCGATAAAAGATAAAGGAGCATTCACGATGAGTCGGGCACTGATTAGCGTTTCAGATAAAGAAGGAATCATTCCGTTGGCGCAGGCGCTCGTCGCGCAGGGTGTGGAAGTCGTCTCGACGGGCGGGACGTATCGCGCGTTGGCGGCGGCAGGCGTGCCTGTCACGGAAGTGGCGGAAGTGACAAAGTTTCCGGAGATGATGGATGGACGCGTCAAGACGCTGCATCCGTTGATCCACGGGGGTCTTCTCGCGCTGCGTGATGACCCGGGCCACATGGAGGCTGCACGCGCACACCAGATCGGACTGATTGACTATGTGATCGTAAACCTTTATCCGTTTGCAAAAACAATTGAGAATCCGAATGTTCATTTGGCAGAAGCGGTGGAGCAGATCGACATCGGCGGGCCGAGCATGCTTCGCGCGGCGGCAAAAAACTATCGCTTTGTCGTCACAGTCGTCGACCCGGCGGACTACGGCTTTTTGATCGAACGCCTTGCGTCCGGGACCGAGGTTACGGAAGAGGAGCGCTTTGCGCTTTGCGCAAAGGTGTTTCGTCACACGGCGGCATACGACGCGCGCATCGCGCAGTATCTGACCGAGAAGGCAGGCGTCGCGAACCCGGAATCGGTTACGTTTTCATATGAATTGCAGCAGCCGCTGCGCTATGGTGAGAATCCGCACCAACAGGCTGCGTTTTATCGCGCACCGGGTGTGCCGGCAGGAT
It contains:
- the purN gene encoding phosphoribosylglycinamide formyltransferase, with the protein product MSDSARARVNIAVFASGEGTNFARLVEAAQCGALGSVDVALLVSDKPGCGAVTIAKERGIPVYAQTHKEAGGRDAFEQMAHRVMSERSIAFAVLAGYMRIVGQTLLASVPMINIHPSYLPAHKGLDAIGQALCDGSPYTGVTVHRVDASLDGGEILQQVRIPIFAGDDRATLQARIQQVEHWLLPAVVRDLVLLSEFCGR